A single Actinomadura algeriensis DNA region contains:
- a CDS encoding DUF1048 domain-containing protein — protein sequence MKFWETMTGGDLTREWKAYEARAAALPADHRAAWDEIKGHILSYSDFTGRNLLPILDNALGLLEETASDGQSVHEVLGDDIAGFCAALAGGEGARTYRDRWRAQLNRNVAKKLGRLGG from the coding sequence ATGAAATTCTGGGAGACCATGACGGGCGGCGACCTCACCAGGGAATGGAAGGCGTACGAAGCACGGGCCGCGGCACTGCCGGCCGACCACCGGGCGGCGTGGGACGAGATCAAGGGCCACATTCTCTCCTACTCGGACTTCACCGGCAGAAACCTGCTGCCGATTCTCGACAATGCTCTGGGACTGCTCGAAGAGACGGCGTCCGACGGGCAGAGCGTGCACGAGGTGCTGGGGGACGACATCGCGGGCTTCTGTGCGGCTCTGGCCGGCGGAGAAGGGGCCCGGACCTACCGCGACCGCTGGCGCGCGCAATTGAACAGGAACGTCGCAAAGAAACTGGGCCGGCTGGGAGGCTGA
- a CDS encoding ISL3 family transposase — protein sequence MIKDGDLVGVVFAGLSGLVIDDVADEGERIRVRARSRKVPVRCPGCAVETACVHAWCERTVADLPVDGRPVLLQVRVRRLLCRNRRCPQRTFREQIPGVLERYQRRTARLGAQVGAVVRELAGRAGARVLTLLGVPVSRHTALRALLRLPLPDVTPPRVPGVDDFALRRSHSYATVLIDAQTRRRVDVLPDRRSGTLAAWLREHPGVEVVCRDGAAGYAEAVHQALPGALQVGDRWHIWHNFAQAAGKEVAVHSGCWASASRVRSLDGGKTTTLARWHQVHDLLDAGVGLLECARRLNLALNTVKRYARVDEPEQMRRAPQYRPTLVDPYRDYLRQRRADEPGVPVLQRLREIRERGYTGSQNLLYRYITQGRVEDDRPGLSPRRLARLLLARPGTLKPDQHELLAKTTGACPQMSALAALVRAFARLLVPAADNTDRLQEWITAAEEENLPHVHSFIRGLRLDQNAVCAALTSEYHNGGPEGVNTKTKLIKRQMYGRAGFRLLRHRILLG from the coding sequence GTGATCAAGGACGGCGATCTTGTCGGTGTGGTGTTTGCGGGCCTGTCCGGCCTGGTCATCGACGATGTGGCGGACGAGGGCGAGCGGATTCGGGTGCGGGCCCGCAGCCGGAAGGTGCCGGTCCGGTGCCCGGGGTGTGCTGTTGAGACCGCCTGTGTCCATGCGTGGTGCGAGCGAACCGTGGCCGATCTCCCGGTCGACGGGCGGCCGGTACTGCTGCAGGTACGGGTCCGGCGGCTCCTCTGCCGCAACCGGCGGTGCCCGCAGCGGACCTTCCGGGAACAGATCCCGGGAGTGCTGGAGCGTTACCAGCGACGCACCGCTCGCCTGGGGGCGCAGGTCGGCGCGGTGGTACGGGAGTTGGCAGGTCGGGCGGGTGCCCGCGTGCTGACTCTTCTCGGCGTGCCGGTCTCACGCCACACCGCGTTGCGGGCCTTGTTACGGCTTCCGCTGCCGGACGTGACGCCGCCGCGGGTGCCGGGGGTGGACGACTTCGCCCTGCGGCGCTCCCATTCCTACGCCACCGTGCTGATCGATGCCCAGACCCGCCGTCGGGTCGATGTCCTGCCCGACCGCCGCTCGGGCACCCTCGCCGCGTGGCTGCGCGAGCATCCCGGCGTCGAGGTCGTCTGCCGGGACGGTGCAGCCGGCTACGCCGAGGCCGTGCACCAGGCCCTGCCCGGCGCCCTGCAGGTCGGGGACCGGTGGCACATCTGGCACAACTTCGCCCAAGCGGCCGGCAAGGAGGTCGCCGTGCACAGCGGCTGCTGGGCCTCAGCCTCCCGGGTCCGCAGCCTCGACGGTGGCAAGACCACCACGCTCGCGCGGTGGCACCAGGTTCACGATCTGCTGGACGCCGGTGTCGGCCTGCTGGAATGCGCCCGCCGGCTCAACCTGGCGCTCAACACCGTCAAACGGTACGCACGGGTCGACGAGCCCGAGCAGATGCGGCGGGCTCCGCAATACCGTCCGACACTGGTCGATCCTTACCGCGACTACCTGCGGCAACGCCGGGCCGACGAGCCGGGAGTCCCGGTCCTGCAGCGCCTGCGTGAGATCCGCGAACGCGGCTATACCGGCAGCCAGAACCTCCTCTACCGCTACATCACCCAAGGCCGGGTCGAGGACGACCGTCCCGGCCTGTCGCCCCGCAGGCTCGCCCGGCTCCTGCTCGCCCGGCCCGGCACCCTCAAGCCCGACCAGCACGAACTCCTCGCCAAGACCACCGGCGCCTGCCCGCAGATGAGCGCGCTCGCCGCACTGGTCCGCGCCTTCGCCCGCCTCCTGGTCCCCGCCGCCGACAACACAGACCGGCTGCAGGAGTGGATCACCGCCGCGGAAGAGGAGAATCTGCCGCACGTGCATTCGTTCATCCGCGGCCTGCGGCTGGACCAGAATGCTGTCTGCGCCGCTCTGACCAGCGAATATCACAACGGGGGCCCCGAGGGCGTCAACACCAAGACCAAGCTGATCAAGAGACAAATGTACGGCCGGGCCGGCTTCCGACTCCTCCGGCACCGTATCCTCCTCGGATGA
- a CDS encoding TetR/AcrR family transcriptional regulator: protein MARTREFDAEAAVSRAMELFWTRGYEATSVRDLTQHLGIGQGSLYAAFGDKDGLYRAALEHYRTTLAATALRSLEEGADARAAIRTLLTERSRIAVERGGQGCLAVNAVCERLPQDAATRRTVRDMQDASREALTEVLRAARDRGEIAERHDPHTVAAFLVTFLNGLLVSSKITPDHTFEPLIDVALTTLD from the coding sequence ATGGCAAGGACCCGGGAGTTCGACGCCGAGGCGGCGGTGAGCCGCGCCATGGAACTGTTCTGGACGCGCGGCTACGAGGCGACCTCGGTGCGCGATCTCACCCAGCACCTGGGGATCGGGCAGGGGTCCTTGTATGCGGCGTTCGGTGACAAGGACGGCCTGTACCGGGCCGCGCTGGAGCACTACCGCACCACCCTCGCGGCGACCGCCCTGCGCAGTCTGGAGGAGGGGGCGGACGCCCGCGCGGCGATCCGTACGCTGCTGACGGAGCGGAGTCGCATCGCCGTCGAGCGCGGTGGTCAGGGATGCCTGGCCGTCAACGCCGTCTGCGAGCGGCTGCCACAGGATGCGGCGACCCGGCGCACCGTGCGCGACATGCAGGACGCGAGCCGGGAGGCGCTGACCGAGGTGCTGCGGGCCGCGAGGGACCGAGGCGAGATCGCCGAGCGCCACGACCCGCACACGGTCGCCGCCTTCCTCGTCACTTTCCTCAACGGCCTGCTGGTCTCCTCGAAGATCACCCCGGACCACACCTTCGAACCCCTCATCGACGTCGCGCTGACCACTCTCGACTGA
- a CDS encoding DUF1048 domain-containing protein: protein MGIQDIIQGKKQWRAHMARVKALPPDYQIVYKELQKYIFKVGPVDLVDGNLLSDIIDFFEEGVAADKGVLELLGNDVAAFCDDLMKDSRTYADIYQESIIGKPGTTGK, encoded by the coding sequence GTGGGCATCCAAGACATCATCCAGGGCAAGAAGCAGTGGCGGGCGCACATGGCGCGGGTAAAAGCGCTCCCGCCGGACTACCAGATCGTCTACAAAGAGCTGCAGAAGTACATCTTCAAGGTCGGCCCGGTCGACTTGGTCGACGGGAACCTGCTTTCGGACATCATCGATTTCTTCGAGGAGGGCGTCGCGGCCGACAAGGGAGTCCTGGAACTTCTCGGCAACGATGTCGCGGCCTTCTGCGACGACCTGATGAAGGACTCGCGCACCTACGCCGACATCTATCAGGAGTCCATCATCGGGAAGCCCGGCACAACCGGGAAGTAA
- a CDS encoding ABC transporter permease — MSTAVAARPLADAVTMTRRRVKHMLRYPAMTVQLIGMPVVFLLLFVYVFGGTLGNGLAGGGGRETYLDYVTPGIILMTAVGAATSTAISVAMDTAGGIVARFRTMAISRSSILTGHVIGSMISIAISIVVVTLVALAIGFRPDAGPVEWIAAAGLLTLFVFSLTWLAVALGLVAKNPEGASNAPLLLMLLPFFGSGFVPTDSMPTVLRWFAEYQPFTPAIETLRGLLMGDAIGDSAYQTLAWSAGITLVGFLWSVSLFNRDPNR; from the coding sequence ATGAGCACCGCCGTCGCCGCCCGCCCCCTGGCCGACGCGGTGACGATGACCCGCCGCCGGGTGAAGCACATGCTCCGCTACCCGGCGATGACGGTCCAGCTCATCGGCATGCCGGTCGTCTTCCTCCTGCTGTTCGTGTACGTTTTCGGCGGCACCCTCGGCAACGGGCTCGCAGGCGGAGGGGGCCGCGAGACCTACCTCGACTACGTCACCCCCGGCATCATCCTGATGACCGCCGTCGGCGCCGCCACCAGCACCGCCATCTCGGTGGCCATGGACACGGCCGGAGGAATCGTCGCCCGATTCCGGACCATGGCCATCTCCCGATCATCGATCCTCACCGGGCACGTCATCGGCAGCATGATCTCCATCGCGATCAGCATCGTGGTCGTCACACTCGTCGCCCTGGCGATCGGCTTCCGCCCCGACGCCGGCCCCGTCGAGTGGATCGCCGCCGCGGGCCTGCTGACGCTGTTCGTCTTCTCGCTGACCTGGCTGGCGGTCGCGCTCGGCCTGGTCGCCAAGAACCCCGAGGGCGCCAGCAACGCGCCCCTGCTGCTGATGCTCCTGCCGTTCTTCGGCAGCGGCTTCGTGCCCACCGACTCCATGCCGACCGTCCTGCGCTGGTTCGCCGAGTACCAACCCTTCACCCCCGCCATCGAGACCCTGCGCGGCCTGCTGATGGGCGACGCCATCGGCGACAGCGCCTACCAGACCCTCGCCTGGTCCGCAGGCATCACCCTGGTCGGCTTCCTCTGGTCCGTGAGCCTGTTCAACCGCGACCCCAACCGCTGA
- a CDS encoding PadR family transcriptional regulator, which yields MDDLTEMLKGTLEGCVLEIIGGEETYGYAITRRLNELGFADVVEGTVYTILLRLEKNGLVQVTKRPSGKGPPRKFYALNDAGREELATFWAKWEYVTSRIQKLKEGGR from the coding sequence ATGGACGATCTGACGGAGATGCTGAAGGGCACGCTCGAGGGCTGCGTGCTCGAAATCATCGGCGGCGAGGAGACCTACGGGTACGCCATCACACGCCGGCTGAACGAACTGGGCTTCGCCGACGTCGTCGAGGGGACGGTTTACACCATCCTGCTGCGACTGGAGAAGAACGGGCTCGTCCAGGTGACGAAACGGCCGTCCGGGAAGGGCCCGCCCCGCAAGTTCTATGCGCTCAACGACGCGGGACGCGAAGAACTCGCAACGTTCTGGGCCAAATGGGAGTACGTCACATCACGGATTCAAAAGCTCAAGGAGGGCGGGAGATGA
- a CDS encoding ATP-binding cassette domain-containing protein: protein MANLAIAVGGLRKSYREKTGEKVVLDGIDLAVGEGTIFSLLGPNGAGKTTTVQILSTLIGADGGDVRVAGHDLATDPQAVRASIGVTGQYSAVDKLLTGVENLTLIADLHHLPRREGRRLTARLLERFDLVEAADKPASTYSGGMQRRLDLAMTLVGNPRVIFLDEPTTGLDPRSRRTMWQIIRDLAERGVTIFLTTQYLEEADRLADHIAMLDHGTLIAEGTPEELKRLIPGGHVSLRFADEHGLDTALRALGTGSLSGDALTLQVPSDGSVGSLRQMLARLDDRSIDVEELSVHTPDLDDVFLALTGDPANGVR, encoded by the coding sequence ATGGCCAACCTGGCCATCGCGGTCGGCGGACTGCGCAAGTCCTACCGCGAAAAGACGGGGGAGAAGGTCGTGCTCGACGGCATCGACCTGGCCGTCGGCGAAGGAACGATCTTCTCCCTGCTCGGTCCCAACGGGGCCGGCAAGACCACCACCGTCCAGATCCTGTCCACCTTGATCGGCGCCGACGGCGGCGACGTCCGGGTGGCCGGCCACGACCTGGCCACCGACCCCCAGGCCGTCCGCGCGTCCATCGGCGTCACCGGCCAGTACTCGGCCGTGGACAAGCTCCTGACCGGCGTGGAGAACCTCACCCTCATCGCCGACCTGCACCACCTGCCTCGCCGCGAGGGCCGGCGGCTCACCGCGCGGCTGCTGGAGCGGTTCGACCTGGTCGAAGCCGCCGACAAGCCCGCGTCCACCTACTCCGGCGGCATGCAGCGCCGGCTGGACCTGGCGATGACGCTGGTCGGGAACCCGCGCGTCATCTTCCTGGACGAGCCCACCACCGGCCTGGACCCCCGCAGCCGCCGCACCATGTGGCAGATCATCCGAGACCTGGCGGAGCGCGGAGTCACGATCTTCCTCACCACCCAGTACCTGGAGGAAGCCGACCGGCTCGCCGATCACATCGCGATGCTCGACCACGGCACGCTGATCGCCGAAGGCACCCCCGAGGAGCTCAAGCGGCTCATCCCCGGCGGGCACGTCAGCCTGCGCTTCGCCGACGAGCACGGCCTCGACACCGCGCTCCGCGCGCTCGGTACCGGCTCCCTGAGCGGCGACGCCCTCACCCTGCAGGTCCCCAGCGACGGCAGCGTCGGCTCGCTGCGGCAGATGCTCGCCCGCCTGGACGACCGGTCGATCGACGTCGAGGAACTCTCGGTCCACACCCCTGACCTCGACGACGTCTTCCTCGCCCTCACCGGCGACCCCGCGAACGGAGTTCGATGA
- a CDS encoding coiled-coil domain-containing protein, which produces MKPEWDEDADEFDTDELETGAAAGEGPPGSRESGQTEVGQTQIGQAEVVDGPVPGDDMAADAVAARTEASREAGRRPCRHCGRPLPRGARRDARFCSTEHRNAHNRQLRRRDADGDTPARTLREERTLLEPLVAALSERSDSLTRLLDGAVADALTDAETARGQAREAHRAAEDADVRARLAEERTEQARADARAAAADRDDKVAQADQRAREARRDAEHAWEEVGRAAQARQSAEERAAAEQHLRQAAEQAAADARQAHDDVAAQLRDTRTELRRLTDQLTALTAERDHARTDLDNERHHHADAARRADRAQSELTGTRRDLDQTRQQLAEADRARHAAVADAAEARGRAAALQARADRAEHSADQAADRADRATTRADRATARADQATEAAATLRAALALPAITDIDGTPGVPLGEGAVLADNGTLLLHGVGDHHDAEAGLELARAVLAVTQTLQ; this is translated from the coding sequence ATGAAGCCAGAGTGGGACGAGGACGCCGATGAGTTCGACACCGATGAGCTCGAGACGGGCGCGGCCGCCGGAGAGGGACCGCCCGGCTCTCGGGAGTCCGGGCAGACGGAGGTCGGCCAGACACAGATCGGCCAGGCGGAGGTCGTTGACGGTCCCGTACCCGGGGACGACATGGCGGCCGACGCCGTCGCCGCCCGCACCGAGGCGTCCCGCGAAGCCGGGCGCCGCCCGTGCCGGCACTGCGGCCGCCCCCTCCCCCGGGGCGCGCGCCGGGACGCGCGGTTCTGCAGCACCGAGCACCGCAACGCCCACAACCGGCAACTGCGCCGCCGCGACGCCGACGGCGACACGCCTGCGCGGACCCTGCGCGAAGAAAGGACGCTGCTGGAACCCCTCGTCGCCGCGCTGAGCGAACGCTCCGACTCCCTCACACGGCTGCTGGACGGCGCCGTCGCCGACGCCCTGACCGATGCGGAAACCGCGCGCGGGCAGGCACGCGAGGCGCACCGCGCGGCCGAGGACGCGGACGTCCGAGCCCGTCTGGCCGAGGAGCGGACCGAGCAGGCACGGGCCGACGCACGTGCCGCCGCCGCCGACCGCGACGACAAGGTCGCTCAGGCCGACCAGCGTGCCCGCGAGGCCCGGCGAGACGCCGAGCACGCCTGGGAGGAAGTCGGCCGCGCAGCCCAAGCCCGCCAAAGCGCGGAAGAACGGGCCGCGGCCGAACAACACCTGCGCCAGGCCGCCGAGCAGGCGGCAGCAGACGCCCGGCAAGCCCACGACGACGTCGCAGCACAACTGCGCGACACCCGCACGGAGCTACGGCGGCTCACTGACCAGCTGACCGCCCTCACCGCCGAACGCGACCACGCCCGCACCGACCTCGACAACGAGCGACACCACCACGCCGACGCCGCCCGGCGCGCCGACCGCGCCCAAAGCGAGCTCACCGGAACCCGCCGCGACCTCGACCAGACCCGCCAGCAGCTGGCCGAGGCCGACCGCGCACGGCACGCCGCGGTCGCCGACGCGGCCGAAGCCCGCGGCCGCGCCGCCGCACTACAGGCCCGCGCCGACCGTGCCGAGCACAGCGCCGACCAGGCCGCCGACCGCGCCGACCGCGCCACCACCCGAGCCGACCGCGCGACCGCCCGGGCCGACCAGGCCACCGAGGCCGCCGCGACACTGCGCGCCGCCCTCGCCCTGCCCGCGATCACCGACATCGACGGCACACCCGGCGTCCCGCTCGGCGAAGGCGCAGTCCTGGCCGACAACGGAACCCTGCTCCTGCACGGCGTCGGCGACCACCACGACGCCGAAGCCGGCCTCGAACTCGCCCGCGCCGTCCTCGCCGTCACACAAACCCTGCAGTGA
- a CDS encoding tyrosine-type recombinase/integrase — MDSDTAPPHAPPATTVPVAGQAGGPPDGPSATPKQERPEQERVLAPTALVRPAVRPARAPAGTHAPAPTAGARAPEGPGPSGATGRPPRPAEQAAAPAPLLVSVGDIPGLTPRRRRGDGGEVPGADVDLIDRLPRTGPDASWPTIAAWLRAGKTATTRRTRLADIAAFVRWLEPTAPGAGLWQVTEDVLVAYADELGTATGAAARLNRGGRPLAPATIARRLSHLASLYRYATRRHVITRNPTEHLQRPEVSRDGATPALTRAEAAALLDGAHTIAARHPADAAAVALLAGIGLRAAELQNLTADRVGTESGHTVIRFRVKGGKNIRVPLPPEVRVLLEPLLDGRGGTEPLLTREDGRPFDRWRQTTALRRAARAAGIAPARLTPHVLRATAATLLLDAGIPVERVQQLLGHASPVTTQRYDRGATKLAGHAAYQLSGLLATTPHSE, encoded by the coding sequence ATGGACTCGGACACCGCCCCGCCCCACGCGCCGCCCGCCACCACCGTCCCCGTCGCAGGGCAAGCCGGCGGCCCACCCGACGGCCCGTCCGCCACACCGAAGCAGGAACGGCCAGAGCAGGAGCGGGTGCTGGCCCCGACCGCGCTGGTGCGACCCGCCGTGCGTCCCGCCCGGGCCCCGGCCGGGACGCACGCGCCCGCGCCGACGGCCGGGGCCCGGGCACCCGAAGGCCCCGGCCCGTCCGGCGCCACCGGCCGGCCACCGCGCCCCGCCGAGCAGGCGGCGGCGCCGGCACCGCTGCTGGTGTCGGTGGGCGACATCCCAGGGCTGACGCCCCGGCGGCGGCGCGGCGATGGGGGAGAGGTGCCCGGCGCCGACGTCGACCTCATCGACCGGCTGCCGCGCACCGGCCCGGACGCGAGTTGGCCGACGATCGCGGCGTGGCTGCGCGCCGGCAAGACCGCCACCACCCGCCGCACCCGGCTGGCCGACATCGCCGCCTTCGTCCGCTGGCTGGAGCCGACCGCGCCCGGCGCCGGGCTGTGGCAGGTCACCGAGGACGTCCTGGTCGCCTACGCCGACGAACTCGGCACCGCCACCGGCGCCGCCGCCCGCCTCAACCGCGGCGGCCGGCCGCTGGCCCCGGCCACCATCGCCCGCCGGCTGTCGCACCTGGCCTCGCTGTACCGCTACGCCACCCGCCGCCACGTCATTACCCGCAACCCCACCGAGCACCTCCAGCGCCCGGAAGTGTCCCGCGACGGCGCCACCCCGGCTCTCACCCGCGCCGAAGCCGCCGCCCTGCTGGACGGAGCCCACACCATCGCCGCCCGCCACCCCGCCGACGCCGCCGCCGTCGCCCTGCTGGCCGGCATCGGCCTGCGCGCCGCCGAACTGCAGAACCTCACCGCCGACCGCGTCGGCACCGAATCGGGTCACACCGTCATCCGCTTCCGCGTCAAGGGCGGCAAGAACATTCGCGTCCCCCTCCCACCCGAGGTCCGCGTCCTGCTCGAACCCCTCCTGGACGGTCGCGGCGGCACCGAGCCGCTGCTCACCCGGGAGGACGGGCGGCCGTTCGACCGGTGGCGGCAGACCACCGCACTGCGCCGCGCCGCCCGCGCAGCCGGCATCGCCCCCGCCCGCCTCACTCCCCACGTCCTGCGCGCCACCGCCGCGACCCTGCTGCTGGACGCCGGAATCCCCGTCGAACGCGTCCAGCAGCTCCTCGGCCACGCCTCACCCGTCACCACCCAGCGCTACGACCGCGGCGCCACCAAACTCGCCGGCCACGCCGCCTACCAGCTCAGCGGCCTGCTGGCCACCACACCGCACTCCGAATAG
- a CDS encoding AAA family ATPase: MISSALPSTSVLTTGTSADASGTDPQLVLADDLLALLRTTTTETRPDEQLEALALAVAADLPVLLWGEPGIGKTAALTQLAASLDLPLTTVIASVHEPTDFSGLPIVGDDPATQGVPMAPPQWAVDLVRAGRGLLFLDELSTATPAVQAALLRVVLERRVGALQLPPGVRIVAAANPRASAADGWELSPPLANRFVHLYWVHDRDTVVRGLGGVWPRARLPRLVPERLPEAVAYARRAVCGFLQARPTLIHRLPSTETRRGGAWPSPRSWEAALTLLAFGTAASVSREVLASLVRGAVGDGPGLELLAHLDRMDLPDPESLLADPASAELPMRGDLRQATLEAVVAAVGARPQRERWEAGWMVLVRALETGAADLLVAPARVLASLRRDDWEVPESVERLAGVIDLARRADRSVLRATGAAGAARTAGVGR, encoded by the coding sequence ATGATCTCCAGTGCCCTTCCGTCCACCTCGGTTCTGACGACCGGGACGTCCGCCGACGCGTCCGGAACCGACCCGCAACTCGTTCTCGCCGACGACCTCCTGGCCCTGCTGCGAACCACCACGACCGAGACGCGCCCCGACGAGCAGCTCGAAGCGCTCGCCCTGGCGGTGGCGGCCGACCTGCCGGTGCTGCTGTGGGGCGAACCGGGCATCGGCAAGACCGCGGCGCTGACGCAGCTGGCCGCCTCGCTCGACCTTCCGCTGACGACCGTGATCGCCAGCGTCCACGAGCCGACGGACTTCTCCGGGTTGCCGATCGTCGGCGATGATCCGGCGACGCAAGGTGTGCCCATGGCGCCGCCGCAGTGGGCGGTGGACCTCGTACGCGCCGGACGGGGATTGCTGTTCCTGGACGAATTGTCCACCGCCACTCCGGCCGTCCAGGCCGCGCTGCTCAGGGTCGTACTGGAGCGCAGGGTCGGTGCGCTGCAACTGCCGCCGGGCGTGCGGATCGTGGCCGCCGCCAACCCGCGCGCGTCGGCGGCGGACGGATGGGAGCTGAGTCCGCCGCTGGCCAATCGATTCGTGCACCTGTACTGGGTCCACGACCGGGACACGGTGGTGCGCGGGCTGGGCGGGGTCTGGCCCCGGGCGCGGCTGCCCCGGCTGGTGCCGGAGAGGCTGCCGGAGGCGGTGGCGTACGCCCGGCGGGCGGTCTGCGGATTCCTGCAGGCACGGCCGACGCTGATCCACCGGCTGCCGAGCACCGAGACACGGCGCGGCGGGGCCTGGCCTTCGCCCCGGAGCTGGGAGGCCGCGCTGACACTGCTGGCCTTCGGTACGGCGGCGTCGGTCTCGCGGGAGGTGCTGGCGTCGCTGGTACGGGGCGCGGTGGGGGACGGGCCGGGACTCGAACTTCTCGCCCATCTGGACCGGATGGACCTGCCGGACCCCGAGTCGCTGCTGGCCGATCCCGCATCCGCCGAGCTGCCGATGCGGGGAGATCTACGTCAGGCGACCTTGGAGGCGGTGGTGGCCGCGGTGGGTGCACGGCCACAGCGGGAGCGCTGGGAGGCGGGCTGGATGGTCCTGGTCCGGGCGTTGGAGACCGGTGCCGCGGACCTGCTGGTCGCCCCGGCGAGGGTCTTGGCCTCGCTGCGGCGTGACGACTGGGAGGTGCCGGAGTCGGTGGAACGGCTGGCCGGAGTGATCGATCTCGCCCGGCGGGCGGACCGGTCGGTACTGCGGGCCACAGGGGCGGCCGGCGCCGCGCGCACCGCCGGGGTGGGCCGATGA
- a CDS encoding MerR family transcriptional regulator, which yields MGRAAEMLGVTPAFLRSLDTAKLFVPQRSSGGHRRYSRYQLRLAQRARDLIDQGTPLDAACRIIILEDQLAEAQRINARLQQERRP from the coding sequence ATGGGCCGCGCCGCCGAGATGCTGGGCGTGACCCCGGCGTTCCTGCGCAGCCTGGACACCGCCAAGCTGTTCGTCCCCCAGCGTTCGTCCGGCGGGCACCGCCGCTACTCCCGCTACCAGCTCCGTCTGGCCCAGCGCGCCCGCGACCTGATCGACCAGGGCACCCCGCTCGACGCGGCCTGCCGCATCATCATCCTGGAAGACCAGCTCGCCGAAGCCCAGCGCATCAACGCCCGACTCCAGCAGGAACGCCGACCGTGA
- a CDS encoding alpha/beta fold hydrolase → MMYDHDGAPLRTGRAAVNGTSLHYRTAGRGPAVVLLHGVPKTGYHWRHLVPKLTPHHTVVVADLRGLGDSARPADGYDSATMSDDIAELMARLGHETYAVIGEDWGAVIGYQLAARHRDHVTSLVFAEALFPGFGFEDHTALTPENVSGMHLWHLGFYFQPDVPEMLISGHERELITYMIKNERSRPDTATPDVIEEYVRCYSLLGGIRAMLAVYRAMPTDAEQNREAARKKLDIPVLALGGSAFIGERNAEQARFVAHDVTGHVFDAGHDLAEEVPDEMAAVVLPFLAAHR, encoded by the coding sequence ATGATGTACGACCATGACGGAGCGCCCCTGCGCACCGGCCGTGCCGCCGTCAACGGAACGAGCCTGCACTATCGGACGGCCGGGCGCGGCCCCGCCGTGGTGCTGCTGCACGGCGTGCCGAAGACCGGCTACCACTGGCGTCACCTGGTCCCGAAGCTGACGCCCCACCACACCGTCGTCGTGGCCGACCTGCGCGGTCTCGGTGACTCCGCCCGTCCCGCGGACGGCTACGACTCCGCGACGATGAGCGACGACATCGCCGAGCTGATGGCCCGCCTCGGACACGAGACCTACGCCGTGATCGGCGAGGACTGGGGCGCGGTGATCGGCTACCAGCTCGCCGCCCGCCACCGCGACCACGTCACGTCCCTCGTTTTCGCCGAGGCGCTGTTCCCCGGCTTCGGCTTCGAGGACCACACGGCCCTCACCCCCGAGAACGTCTCCGGCATGCACCTCTGGCACCTGGGCTTCTACTTCCAGCCCGACGTGCCCGAGATGCTGATCTCCGGGCACGAACGCGAACTGATCACCTACATGATCAAGAACGAGCGCAGCCGTCCCGACACCGCCACCCCCGACGTCATCGAGGAGTACGTGCGCTGCTACTCCCTGCTCGGCGGCATCCGCGCCATGCTCGCCGTCTACCGGGCGATGCCCACCGATGCCGAACAGAACCGGGAGGCCGCCCGGAAGAAGCTCGACATCCCCGTCCTGGCGCTCGGCGGCTCCGCCTTCATCGGCGAGCGCAACGCGGAGCAGGCACGGTTCGTGGCGCACGACGTCACCGGACACGTCTTCGACGCGGGCCACGACCTCGCGGAGGAAGTACCCGACGAGATGGCCGCCGTCGTCCTGCCGTTCCTGGCCGCGCACCGGTAG